Genomic window (Candidatus Schekmanbacteria bacterium RIFCSPLOWO2_02_FULL_38_14):
GTTCTCCTTCCGTCAAGGGCTTTTGAGATAGTCACTTCATCTGTGTACTCCAAATCCCCACCGATTGGAATTCCGTAAGCAATCCGCGATATCTTTATTCCAAGAGGTTTTAAGAGTTTTGCAAGATACATTGCTGTTGCTTCACCTTCAGCATTAAAATTTGTGGCAATTATTATTTCATTAATGTTTCCTTCTGAAACCCTTTTAATAAGCTCATTGATTCGTAACTTTTCAGGGCCTATCCCGTCAAGGGGCGATAAACATCCTTCAAGGACATGATATATTCCCTTGTGACCCCTGGAGTTTTCAACGGTCAGGAGGTCGAAGGAGTCCTCAACAATGCAGATTGTTGAGCTATCCCTGCC
Coding sequences:
- a CDS encoding recombination protein RecR; its protein translation is MSLKSPSLEKLIKALVKLPSIGQKTATRLAFYILKADRDEVQKLGEAILEIKNKILRCSVCYNISESEICNICKDPGRDSSTICIVEDSFDLLTVENSRGHKGIYHVLEGCLSPLDGIGPEKLRINELIKRVSEGNINEIIIATNFNAEGEATAMYLAKLLKPLGIKISRIAYGIPIGGDLEYTDEVTISKALDGRRTL